From Brevibacillus marinus, a single genomic window includes:
- a CDS encoding TAXI family TRAP transporter solute-binding subunit yields the protein MKKGKLLFTSLVLACMTLLAACGTGSGGGAAGGSNGGNAGGSSSGSATSTTSATSSDPSQLVIATGGTGGTYYPLGGAIAELIKEATGITTTAEVTGAAAENMRLIKDGDAHIAFVQGDIADYASKGTNMFQEDGKIENFQALGALYNETVQIVVSADSNINSVADLKGKRVSVGSPGSGTEVNAQQILEAYGLTFDDLQLQRLSFADSAKAIQDGQLDAAFQTAGAPTAAITELAATTGVKIIPIDADKIASLIEKYPFYVETTIPGNTYQTVPDDVTTVSVRAILVVQSDLSEDLVYKATKALFENVDKLPAKKEEIKLEGALQGVSLPVHPGAQKYYDEKGVQ from the coding sequence GCACCGGCAGCGGTGGCGGCGCAGCTGGCGGCAGCAACGGCGGTAATGCCGGCGGCAGCAGCAGCGGCAGCGCCACTAGCACCACCAGCGCCACCAGCAGCGATCCTTCGCAGTTGGTCATCGCCACCGGCGGAACAGGCGGCACCTACTATCCGCTCGGCGGCGCGATCGCAGAACTGATCAAAGAGGCGACCGGTATCACCACCACTGCGGAAGTGACCGGTGCCGCTGCCGAAAACATGCGCCTGATCAAAGATGGGGATGCACACATCGCGTTCGTCCAGGGTGATATCGCCGATTACGCCAGCAAGGGCACCAACATGTTCCAGGAAGACGGAAAAATCGAGAACTTCCAGGCATTGGGCGCATTGTATAACGAAACCGTGCAAATCGTCGTATCCGCTGACAGCAACATCAACAGCGTGGCCGACCTGAAAGGAAAGCGGGTTTCCGTCGGTTCGCCGGGAAGCGGCACGGAGGTCAACGCCCAGCAAATCCTGGAAGCATACGGCTTGACCTTCGACGACCTGCAGCTGCAGCGGCTCTCCTTCGCCGATTCGGCCAAGGCCATCCAGGACGGCCAACTGGACGCCGCTTTCCAAACGGCAGGTGCTCCTACCGCTGCCATCACCGAGTTGGCCGCGACCACAGGGGTCAAAATCATTCCGATTGACGCGGACAAAATCGCTTCCCTGATTGAAAAGTATCCGTTCTACGTGGAGACGACCATCCCCGGCAACACCTACCAAACCGTGCCCGACGATGTGACCACTGTCTCTGTGCGGGCAATCCTCGTGGTGCAGAGCGATTTGAGCGAAGATCTGGTCTACAAAGCGACCAAGGCGCTCTTCGAGAACGTGGACAAACTGCCTGCGAAGAAAGAGGAAATCAAGCTGGAAGGCGCGCTGCAAGGCGTCAGTTTGCCTGTTCACCCCGGTGCACAAAAGTACTATGACGAAAAAGGGGTACAGTAA